A section of the Papaver somniferum cultivar HN1 unplaced genomic scaffold, ASM357369v1 unplaced-scaffold_53, whole genome shotgun sequence genome encodes:
- the LOC113343063 gene encoding uncharacterized protein LOC113343063 has product MAKYCSSKKAQKRNKACFTTLDDIPEEKPYEGISSCNTLFAKTKCDLFSESNQLPKNCLEKIELETEENLKLNRELDNLRKSLSEKTQEAKSEQEKLVDIPNQPNLSEVNKKKEGCDIWKFSLIGRLDFKGINFQDVKNSFEQQWQLGQGRVQFIPMNRGFYIIKLQSMEDRDRILNVEAWMFEQQKLNLMEWFHGFDAEKHNTSHATVWVKFPGLPVEYWIEKNLLAFGKSLGTPVVVYKGTLDHEYGYYASVLIDINFAELDTDGIHIMVGGRDFWQPIEIQKRPKFRTKCKIIGHVDSKCRKNHKNLAGNPL; this is encoded by the exons ATGGCAAAATACTGTTCTAGCAAAAAGGCTCAAAAGCGCAACAAGGCTTGTTTTACTACCCTAGATGATATCCCGGAGGAGAAACCCTATGAAGGAATATCAAGTTGCAATACACTTTTTGCCAAAACTAAATGTGATCTATTTAGTGAATCTAATCAACTCCCAAAGAACTGTTTGGAAAAAATTGAGTTGGAGACTGAGGAAAATCTAAAGTTAAACAGGGAACTTGATAACCTTAGAAAATccttgtcagagaaaactcaagaggcaAAGTCTGAGCAAGAGAAACTGGTTGACATTCCTAATCAACCAAATTTGTCAgaagttaacaaaaaaaaag AGGGttgcgatatttggaagttcaGTCTTATAGGTCGTCTGGATTTCAAGGGTATTAATTTTCAAGATGTGAAGAATAGTTTTGAGCAGCAATGGCAGCTAGGTCAGGGCCGTGTACAATTCATACCTATGAATAGAGGCTTTTATATCATCAAGTTGCAATCAATGGAAGATCGAGACAGGATTCTTAATGTTGAGGCGTGGATGTTTGAACAACAAAAGCTTAACCTAATGGAATGGTTCCATGGTTTTGATGCGGAAAAACACAATACTTCTCATGCTACGGTATGGGTTAAGTTCCCTGGTTTGCCTGTTGAGTATTGGATTGAGAAGAATTTACTGGCGTTTGGTAAATCCCTTGGTACTCCAGTTGTGGTTTATAAAGGCACATTAGATCATGAATATGGTTATTACGCTTCAGTTCTCATAGATATTAACTTTGCTGAGCTTGACACTGATGGTATTCATATTATGGTTGGGGGTCGTGATTTCTGGCAAccaattgagatacaaaaaagacCTAAATTCCGCACTAAGTGTAAAATAATTGGTCATGTTGATTCGAAATGTAGAAAGAATCATAAGAATTTAGCTGGTAATCCGTTGTAG